From a region of the Nonlabens dokdonensis DSW-6 genome:
- a CDS encoding endonuclease/exonuclease/phosphatase family protein codes for MIKKLLMSALCVFAFAKASQAQTAKKSKQYKVKTVAFYNLENLFDIEDDTSIYDERSPIMEMAEGVRADVYQKKLTSMARVIRKIGAETSQTAPSIIGVCEVENRKVLEDLVNHPLLIEYDYGIEHYDSPDERGIDTGLLYKKSDFKVLNSDSKELIIYNQSTGKRNYTRDQLVVTGELDGDKMSFIVNHWPSRGGGELKSRPGRIAAAKLNQKVIDSLHSIDAMSKVFVMGDLNDYPSDESVKVALNAQEDRSKVRPQMIYNPYMQMGKDGFGTTAYRDAVGIFDQIMFTYPLLNEAKRDGYRYYNAHIFNPSFMTNKAGRYKGYPLRSFADGTFTGGFSDHFPVYVYLVKEIKNNGDK; via the coding sequence ATGATTAAAAAACTATTAATGAGTGCTTTATGTGTTTTCGCTTTCGCGAAAGCGTCACAAGCACAAACCGCAAAAAAATCAAAACAATACAAGGTAAAAACGGTTGCCTTCTATAATTTAGAGAATCTTTTTGACATCGAAGACGACACTTCTATATATGACGAAAGAAGTCCTATCATGGAAATGGCCGAAGGTGTAAGAGCTGATGTTTATCAGAAAAAACTAACTTCTATGGCTCGTGTGATACGCAAAATAGGAGCTGAAACTTCTCAAACTGCTCCATCCATTATCGGAGTTTGTGAAGTCGAAAACAGAAAAGTTCTTGAAGATCTTGTAAATCATCCTTTACTTATTGAATATGATTACGGAATTGAACATTATGATTCACCAGATGAACGTGGGATAGATACTGGACTTTTGTACAAAAAAAGTGATTTTAAAGTGTTAAACAGTGATAGTAAAGAATTAATCATTTACAATCAAAGTACTGGAAAACGCAACTACACACGTGATCAGCTAGTAGTAACTGGTGAATTAGATGGTGATAAAATGAGTTTTATAGTAAATCACTGGCCATCACGTGGTGGCGGAGAGCTAAAAAGTCGTCCAGGGAGAATAGCTGCTGCGAAGTTGAATCAAAAGGTAATCGATTCCTTACACAGTATAGATGCGATGTCTAAGGTTTTTGTAATGGGAGATTTAAATGATTATCCTTCAGATGAGAGTGTAAAGGTTGCTCTAAACGCACAAGAAGATCGATCCAAAGTAAGACCTCAAATGATTTATAATCCATACATGCAAATGGGCAAAGACGGCTTTGGTACGACAGCTTATCGTGACGCAGTTGGAATATTTGATCAAATAATGTTCACCTATCCGTTGTTAAATGAAGCAAAGCGAGATGGATATCGTTATTATAATGCACATATTTTTAACCCTAGCTTTATGACTAACAAAGCAGGAAGATATAAAGGTTATCCACTGCGTAGTTTTGCCGACGGTACTTTTACCGGCGGTTTCAGTGATCACTTCCCAGTGTATGTATACTTAGTTAAAGAAATAAAAAATAACGGTGATAAATAA
- a CDS encoding TonB-dependent receptor — protein MINKQFSKLLLVVFMLVSSFGMAQELLKGRVIDDNTEEPIPGVTISVKGLKFNASTDANGYFVVTGAIPVGDQMITVSRSGYYTKTIPVVIDALGVVNLDPIYLQLDNSDITQSQGIISLTENDLADDENAANNVSGLLQASRDQFLRAAAFDFSATFFRPRGLNSEDGKVLINGIEMNKQFSGRPQWSNWGGVNDLQRNQNFTMGLSAADNSFGGYAGVQSIDMRASQQRAGTQISFASANRSYQGRYMVSHRSGLLNNGWSFAVNASRRSGDEGYVDGTLYDANSLGLSVEKKLNDSHSINFTGLYTPNRRGRRTAITQEIEDLKGRKYNPFWGMQDNVVRNSRIREIDEPIFMLNHYWTVNSKLKINTNLGYQFGKIGNTRIDNGGTRLVTLDGQNAYVGGARNPNPDYYQNLPSFFLRNGQDPIDFQYAYQAQQEFINDGQLDWNSLYEANRSLRENGGNSLYAIQEDRIDDQQLMVNTIITADLTDNIIFNGGIRYRNLNSENYAMVNDLLGGTGFLDVDFFAEESSEVSIDDAAQSNIRTPNRIVGVGDRYKYNYDINADVLAAFAQTQFKTKKVDFFVAGSVTRTEYQRDGKYENGNFPGAQSFGKSKKLEFTDFGVKGGATYKISGQQFIDVNAAYISQAPTIRNSFSNARQNNETIVGLESQKSYSGDLSYIYTTPIIKARLTGYYTQFTNGTDVGFYFTEGLTTAGVEGGTRFFRENGNAFVQEVVTNIERRNMGMELGLEVQVTPTIKLKGAAAIGQNVFTNNPDLYLTSDDFTGQLRFGDGTTSIKDYHVAGGPETALQIGFEYRDPEYWNIGVTANYFANAYLDVSNLRRSANFRQDYDGIEFNDFDQEVADDLLRQEQFDNYMLWNVIGGKSWRIDDKYIGFFATINNVFDVKYKTGGFEQSRNSNFRSVRDDANNPQEVFAPRYFFGNGTTYYLNVYLRF, from the coding sequence ATGATAAACAAACAATTTAGCAAACTTCTTTTAGTTGTTTTTATGCTGGTATCCAGTTTTGGTATGGCACAAGAACTGCTTAAAGGTAGAGTTATCGATGACAACACTGAGGAACCAATTCCCGGCGTAACAATTAGTGTAAAGGGATTAAAGTTTAACGCTTCAACTGATGCCAATGGATACTTTGTAGTAACTGGAGCAATTCCTGTAGGTGATCAAATGATTACTGTAAGTAGAAGTGGTTATTATACTAAAACAATTCCAGTCGTTATAGACGCGTTAGGAGTTGTAAATTTAGATCCAATCTATTTACAATTAGACAATTCTGACATTACGCAGTCACAAGGAATTATTTCTTTAACAGAAAATGATCTAGCAGACGATGAGAATGCAGCAAATAATGTCTCTGGACTTTTACAAGCTTCAAGAGATCAATTTTTAAGAGCTGCCGCTTTTGATTTTAGTGCAACCTTCTTTAGACCTAGAGGTCTTAACAGTGAAGATGGAAAAGTTCTTATCAATGGAATTGAAATGAACAAACAATTTTCTGGAAGACCGCAATGGAGCAACTGGGGTGGAGTAAATGACTTACAACGTAATCAAAACTTTACGATGGGACTCAGCGCTGCAGACAATAGTTTCGGTGGTTATGCAGGTGTACAAAGTATAGACATGAGAGCTTCTCAACAACGTGCAGGAACTCAAATATCCTTCGCTAGTGCAAATAGAAGTTATCAAGGTCGCTATATGGTATCTCACCGTTCTGGTTTATTAAATAATGGATGGTCTTTTGCTGTTAATGCATCAAGAAGATCAGGAGATGAAGGATATGTGGATGGTACTTTATATGATGCCAACTCGTTAGGGCTTTCTGTAGAGAAAAAATTAAACGATTCGCACTCTATTAACTTTACAGGACTTTATACTCCTAACAGACGTGGTCGACGTACTGCAATCACTCAAGAAATCGAAGATCTTAAAGGAAGAAAATATAATCCGTTTTGGGGAATGCAGGATAATGTTGTGCGCAACAGTAGAATTAGAGAAATAGATGAACCTATTTTTATGTTGAATCATTACTGGACAGTGAACAGTAAATTGAAAATCAACACAAACCTAGGGTATCAATTTGGTAAAATAGGAAACACTCGTATAGATAATGGTGGTACAAGGTTAGTTACTTTAGATGGGCAAAATGCTTACGTAGGTGGAGCTAGAAACCCAAATCCAGATTACTATCAAAATCTTCCTAGTTTTTTCCTAAGAAACGGGCAGGACCCTATTGATTTTCAATATGCTTACCAGGCGCAACAAGAATTTATTAACGATGGACAACTGGATTGGAACAGTCTTTATGAAGCTAATAGATCCTTACGTGAAAATGGTGGAAACTCTTTGTATGCCATTCAAGAAGACCGTATTGATGATCAACAATTAATGGTAAACACTATCATAACGGCTGACTTGACCGATAATATAATATTTAACGGTGGTATAAGGTATCGTAATCTAAATAGTGAAAACTATGCGATGGTTAACGATCTTCTTGGTGGAACTGGATTTCTCGATGTAGATTTCTTTGCAGAAGAATCTAGTGAAGTAAGTATTGATGACGCAGCTCAATCTAACATAAGAACTCCTAATAGAATAGTAGGAGTAGGCGATCGTTACAAATACAATTATGACATCAATGCTGATGTGCTAGCCGCATTTGCACAAACACAATTCAAAACTAAGAAAGTAGATTTCTTTGTAGCTGGAAGCGTAACAAGAACTGAATATCAAAGAGATGGTAAATATGAAAACGGGAACTTTCCAGGAGCGCAGTCTTTTGGTAAGAGTAAAAAGTTAGAATTTACAGACTTTGGTGTTAAGGGTGGTGCCACTTACAAAATTTCTGGTCAGCAGTTTATTGACGTTAATGCAGCTTATATTTCTCAAGCACCTACTATAAGAAACTCTTTTAGTAATGCTAGACAAAATAATGAAACCATAGTGGGATTAGAGTCTCAAAAATCTTATAGCGGTGACTTGAGTTACATCTATACTACACCTATTATAAAAGCGAGGCTTACTGGTTACTATACGCAGTTTACAAATGGTACAGACGTAGGTTTTTACTTTACGGAAGGATTAACAACAGCAGGCGTGGAAGGTGGAACTAGATTTTTTAGAGAAAACGGAAATGCTTTTGTACAAGAAGTGGTAACTAACATAGAGCGTCGTAATATGGGTATGGAATTAGGACTTGAGGTACAAGTTACTCCAACAATTAAATTAAAAGGTGCTGCTGCAATAGGTCAGAATGTATTTACTAATAATCCTGATCTCTATTTGACTAGTGATGATTTCACAGGTCAACTTAGATTTGGTGACGGAACAACTAGTATTAAAGATTATCACGTTGCTGGCGGACCAGAAACAGCACTACAAATTGGTTTTGAATATAGAGATCCAGAATATTGGAACATAGGTGTTACTGCAAACTATTTTGCAAATGCTTACTTAGATGTGAGTAACTTAAGAAGAAGTGCTAACTTTAGACAAGATTACGACGGCATTGAATTCAATGATTTTGATCAAGAAGTAGCAGATGATCTTCTTAGACAAGAACAATTTGATAATTACATGTTATGGAACGTAATAGGTGGTAAATCGTGGAGAATAGACGATAAGTATATCGGATTTTTTGCGACTATAAATAATGTATTTGATGTAAAGTACAAAACTGGAGGATTTGAACAATCCCGTAATTCAAACTTTAGATCTGTTAGAGATGATGCTAACAACCCACAAGAAGTCTTTGCACCACGCTACTTCTTTGGTAATGGAACAACCTATTACCTAAACGTATATTTAAGATTTTAA
- a CDS encoding DUF5689 domain-containing protein, with protein sequence MKNFHKLFAIAVLTVITFSCVEDDDFSIPDTAAVDIEAPANLIDMSAVIGLIGQSQTGTVTFENNEQFIEGYVISSDEAGNFFEELIIQDAIQNPTAGIKVLIDNSPLFTTYAPGQRIYVKLDGLTAGLSNGVPVLGLNGSGVIEKIAPSQQTEVILRDSEIFDIVPTPVTGPSEFTTAKLLTLIQLPEAQFTDGDISANRTFAAEPTDQFDGVRFIQTCGDFFAAPIRLETSTFSDFKALRLPNGSGSITAILQRDFRDDFFVLSVNSPEDFNFDPNTRCNFDIVACGTVANAGTNTLLFENFETQSTGAAAMPAGWTNFQEEGTETWEVYTATGANASLGKSVNCGSFRSGDASTVAWLITPQFDFDAQTGEVFSFETSNSFADGSSMEVLFSNDWDGTTAGIATASWEPMADPVVVSDSEAFGNWVFSENVSLDCVTGTGAIAFRYIGSGDAGTDGTYELDNISLTSN encoded by the coding sequence ATGAAAAATTTCCACAAACTTTTTGCAATTGCTGTTTTAACAGTAATTACTTTCTCTTGTGTTGAAGACGACGACTTCAGCATTCCAGATACAGCTGCGGTAGATATAGAGGCTCCAGCAAACTTAATAGACATGAGCGCGGTAATTGGCCTTATAGGACAGTCTCAAACTGGCACTGTTACATTTGAAAATAATGAGCAATTTATAGAAGGTTATGTTATATCAAGTGATGAGGCCGGTAATTTCTTTGAAGAATTAATTATTCAAGACGCAATTCAAAATCCTACAGCTGGAATAAAAGTGTTAATCGATAATAGCCCTTTATTTACGACTTATGCTCCAGGACAGCGCATATATGTAAAACTAGACGGTCTTACTGCAGGACTTTCTAACGGCGTACCTGTTTTAGGTCTAAATGGTAGCGGTGTTATAGAAAAAATTGCTCCCTCACAACAAACTGAAGTTATCTTAAGAGATAGTGAGATTTTTGATATTGTGCCGACACCAGTTACTGGCCCTTCGGAATTTACTACGGCGAAGCTGTTGACATTAATTCAATTACCTGAGGCTCAATTTACAGATGGTGATATTTCTGCTAATAGAACCTTTGCAGCTGAACCTACAGACCAATTTGATGGGGTACGTTTTATACAAACTTGTGGAGACTTTTTTGCAGCGCCTATTAGGTTAGAAACAAGTACATTCTCAGACTTCAAAGCACTAAGATTACCTAATGGTAGCGGTTCTATTACTGCAATCCTACAAAGAGATTTTAGAGATGACTTTTTTGTTCTTTCCGTTAACTCTCCAGAAGATTTTAACTTTGACCCTAATACAAGATGTAATTTTGATATAGTTGCATGTGGAACTGTTGCAAACGCAGGAACAAACACACTTCTTTTTGAAAACTTTGAAACTCAATCTACAGGTGCAGCAGCAATGCCAGCAGGATGGACTAACTTTCAAGAAGAAGGTACTGAGACATGGGAAGTTTATACTGCTACGGGAGCAAATGCCTCTCTAGGAAAAAGTGTTAATTGTGGTTCTTTTAGATCTGGAGACGCAAGCACAGTAGCTTGGTTAATTACTCCTCAATTTGATTTTGACGCACAAACGGGAGAAGTATTCTCTTTTGAAACTTCTAATAGTTTCGCTGATGGTTCATCTATGGAAGTACTTTTTAGCAACGACTGGGATGGAACAACTGCTGGAATAGCAACCGCATCTTGGGAGCCTATGGCAGATCCTGTTGTAGTAAGTGATAGTGAAGCTTTTGGTAACTGGGTGTTTTCAGAAAATGTATCTCTAGACTGTGTAACTGGGACTGGAGCTATTGCTTTTAGATATATAGGTAGTGGTGATGCAGGAACTGATGGAACTTATGAGCTAGATAATATCTCTTTAACTAGCAACTAA
- a CDS encoding OmpA family protein, translating to MKNIFKLLVAGAILLSASTSYAQNESDRWSFAIGINAIDLYPVGEEDNGLGGYFDEFFNTSHYNVLPAPSRFEVGYYVGDGIVATGAFSVNSIDTVGDTSITEISYYSFDGGLRYNLAELWNGEIVSPYLGVGGSYQILDNDGFGTFNGTLGLDVKIVDGIYANVQSTYKHAFEDAFPKHFQHTVGVKFTWGAVDTDGDGIVDSKDECPTVAGLEQFNGCPDSDMDGIQDSKDDCPNVFGPAETNGCPDSDGDSVLDKDDKCPQTAGLVALMGCPDADNDGVADADDKCPNEAGPASRQGCPVKDRDNDGIEDAMDKCPDVAGIAELQGCPRPVVPTVEVQAQLNEYAKTILFDTNKDSIQKESEEVLADIIAILKKYPEAKFEVDGHTDSDGPKQFNQRLSEARALSVKNYLVANGVNEFRLSSKGFGETQPVASNKTRAGKAQNRRVEINLIK from the coding sequence ATGAAAAATATTTTTAAATTATTAGTTGCTGGAGCAATCTTACTTTCTGCCAGCACGAGTTACGCACAAAATGAAAGCGATCGCTGGAGTTTTGCAATAGGTATTAATGCAATCGATCTTTATCCGGTAGGAGAAGAAGATAATGGTCTAGGAGGCTATTTCGATGAATTTTTTAATACAAGTCATTACAACGTATTACCAGCACCTTCTAGATTTGAAGTAGGATACTACGTAGGCGATGGTATCGTTGCAACTGGTGCATTTTCGGTAAACTCAATTGATACTGTAGGAGATACAAGTATTACTGAGATTTCTTACTATTCATTTGACGGTGGATTGAGATATAACCTAGCTGAGCTTTGGAACGGCGAGATTGTCAGTCCTTATCTAGGTGTAGGTGGATCTTACCAAATTTTAGATAATGATGGATTTGGTACTTTTAATGGTACTTTAGGTTTAGATGTTAAAATAGTAGATGGTATTTACGCAAATGTACAGTCTACTTACAAGCATGCTTTTGAAGATGCGTTTCCTAAGCATTTTCAACACACAGTAGGAGTGAAGTTTACTTGGGGTGCTGTTGATACTGACGGAGATGGTATTGTAGATTCAAAAGATGAGTGTCCTACAGTTGCTGGTTTAGAGCAATTTAATGGATGTCCAGATTCTGACATGGATGGTATTCAAGACTCTAAAGATGATTGTCCAAACGTATTTGGTCCTGCTGAAACTAATGGATGTCCTGATTCTGATGGAGATAGTGTATTAGATAAAGACGATAAGTGCCCACAAACTGCAGGTTTAGTAGCTCTTATGGGTTGTCCTGATGCGGATAACGATGGTGTTGCTGATGCTGATGATAAATGTCCTAATGAAGCAGGTCCTGCTTCAAGACAAGGTTGTCCTGTAAAAGATAGAGATAATGATGGTATAGAAGATGCTATGGATAAGTGTCCAGATGTTGCAGGTATTGCAGAATTACAAGGTTGTCCTAGACCGGTAGTTCCAACTGTAGAGGTGCAAGCGCAATTGAATGAATATGCTAAGACTATCTTATTTGATACAAATAAAGATTCCATTCAAAAAGAATCTGAAGAAGTTCTTGCTGACATTATTGCAATATTAAAGAAATACCCAGAAGCTAAGTTTGAGGTAGACGGTCACACGGATAGTGATGGACCTAAGCAATTCAATCAAAGACTTTCTGAAGCACGCGCACTTTCTGTAAAAAATTACTTAGTAGCTAATGGAGTTAACGAATTCCGTTTAAGCTCTAAAGGTTTTGGAGAAACTCAACCAGTAGCTTCTAATAAAACTAGAGCTGGAAAAGCGCAAAACAGACGTGTAGAGATCAATCTTATCAAGTAA
- the kbl gene encoding glycine C-acetyltransferase, with protein MYGSIKEHLQKELAEIKEAGLYKKERIITSPQDAVITLDDGSEVINFCANNYLGLSSHPEVIKAAKDTLDSHGFGMSSVRFICGTQDIHKELEQKLADFYGCEDTILYAACFDANAGVFEPLLTKEDAIISDSLNHASIIDGVRLCKAARYRYASADMVDLEKQLQQANEDGARYKLIVTDGVFSMDGLLAPLDKICDLADKYDALVMVDECHAAGFLGDTGRGTLEAKGVLGRVDIVTGTLGKALGGAMGGYTCANKEVIEILRQRSRPYLFSNSLAPSIVGASIKALELIDESTALIDKVQSNTAFFKKGMQDLGFDIVDGESAIVPVMLYDAKLSQQMADMLLEEGIYVIGFFYPVVPKEKARIRVQLSAAHSQKHLEKAISSFEKVGKSLGVI; from the coding sequence ATGTACGGATCAATTAAAGAACACCTACAAAAAGAACTAGCTGAAATCAAAGAAGCTGGGTTATATAAAAAAGAAAGAATTATTACATCGCCACAAGACGCGGTTATTACTTTAGACGATGGGTCTGAAGTAATCAACTTTTGTGCAAATAATTACTTAGGACTTTCTTCTCATCCAGAAGTGATCAAAGCAGCAAAAGATACTTTAGACTCTCATGGTTTTGGGATGAGCTCGGTACGTTTTATTTGTGGTACTCAGGATATTCACAAAGAACTAGAGCAAAAGTTAGCTGACTTTTATGGTTGTGAGGATACTATTTTGTACGCAGCCTGTTTTGATGCAAATGCAGGTGTTTTTGAACCATTGTTAACTAAAGAGGACGCTATCATTTCAGATTCATTGAATCATGCTTCCATTATCGATGGGGTAAGATTGTGTAAAGCCGCAAGATATCGATATGCTAGTGCAGACATGGTAGATCTTGAAAAGCAATTACAACAAGCAAATGAAGATGGTGCTCGTTATAAATTGATTGTAACTGATGGTGTTTTCTCTATGGATGGATTATTAGCTCCGTTAGATAAAATTTGTGATCTAGCAGATAAATACGATGCTCTAGTCATGGTAGATGAATGTCATGCTGCTGGATTTTTAGGGGATACAGGTCGTGGAACATTAGAAGCAAAAGGAGTTCTAGGAAGAGTAGATATCGTTACAGGAACTTTAGGAAAAGCTCTAGGAGGAGCTATGGGCGGCTATACTTGCGCAAATAAAGAGGTAATTGAAATTTTAAGACAGCGTTCAAGACCTTACCTATTTAGTAACTCACTTGCACCTTCTATAGTAGGAGCTTCAATAAAAGCGCTAGAGTTGATTGATGAGAGTACTGCACTAATCGATAAAGTTCAATCAAACACTGCTTTTTTCAAAAAAGGGATGCAGGATTTAGGTTTTGATATTGTGGACGGAGAAAGCGCTATTGTACCAGTGATGTTGTACGACGCAAAGCTCTCCCAACAAATGGCTGATATGCTTTTGGAAGAAGGTATTTACGTAATAGGGTTTTTCTATCCTGTGGTTCCTAAGGAAAAAGCAAGAATAAGAGTACAATTGAGTGCCGCGCATTCCCAAAAACATTTAGAAAAAGCTATTAGTTCTTTTGAAAAAGTTGGAAAATCTCTAGGTGTTATCTAA
- a CDS encoding UvrD-helicase domain-containing protein has translation MAQSPTTFYSASAGSGKTYTLAQDYLTLLFKNSYSNGYRKILAVTFTNKAVGEMKERILEYLYKFTFEELEDSVKGIATHIQNETGLNGEQFRKKAQAIFNQLLHDYSAFDIVTIDSFNHRILRTFAKDIDLPDNFEVELDSKRLISKAIHNLIARAGKDKKLTQLLVDFSILKIEEGKSWDIEYDLQDIAKLILNENHYPYLKQLKGKEVEDFLRFRESLYKKINTTQKQLAEKAKALVELSQNSNIDPTDFKGGSRSIFNTVIKVASEDFSVGLDTASVRDLAAGDLYPKGKSQDIKDRIDQIAGEIQSFAIQYKENMGAVLFYKNIASSLTPLSLLNELLHEIDQIKINEQKVPIYEFNALLAEQIKDQPAPFIYERLGERYRHYFIDEFQDTSRMQWENLSPLIENELQQQRENQVPGTLMLVGDAKQSIYRFRGGDADQFLRLLATPDLFMLPKKEETLAFNWRSYDHIIDFNNQFFDSYGDHLSSDVYKTLYKEYLKQETRSKEGGFIQIDFIEKDFEAPYEEDDYASVYPYHVHQQVLKAQASGFSLGEICVLVRANKDGHEIAKYLVSQDMRVVSGDSLLVHASHKVQLLVSLMKMIQAPDQQQPRFEFLMAYTKVFQLEDIHSFVTAYLHESLQALGEKLMGWEEEDLGSAFAKAALFQATEHVAESLGLFKEQDTRLQSFMEFLFEYSTGYEVSLSGFIEHWELKMDKLSVPAAADADAVQIMTIHKSKGLEFPVVIVPHCDKKLDEARNPTGWVEVNETEYEGFDQVYISLKKENEHYPELAPEVYAQHLAKAEMDQINTLYVAFTRAREQLYISAIETTSKTASYATLLKEFVQNKGLELKSGNGFQTAEIGDVARKSEVTKPEQSEMLKEYKIHLDKERLTISTRRGLLWASGASEAIQKGNVLHEYLSLIQFSIDYNEVSHKIDRDFSLSKAEQKEMKAMISSVIYHPDLIAYFKEGIKVLNEQPILLPSGQRLIPDRVVMINDCAVVMDYKTGAVLDKHKSQVNEYANLLESMNIKVVEKVLIYTDTLEIVKWNG, from the coding sequence ATGGCTCAATCACCGACTACTTTTTACAGTGCCAGCGCAGGATCTGGTAAAACCTATACGCTTGCTCAAGATTACTTGACACTACTTTTTAAGAATTCCTACTCAAACGGTTATCGTAAAATTCTTGCTGTAACCTTTACAAACAAAGCAGTAGGCGAGATGAAGGAGCGCATACTGGAATATCTGTACAAATTTACCTTTGAGGAGTTAGAGGATTCAGTTAAGGGAATCGCAACACATATTCAAAACGAGACAGGACTAAATGGCGAGCAGTTTAGAAAAAAAGCACAAGCTATTTTTAATCAATTGTTGCATGATTATTCGGCTTTTGATATTGTAACTATTGATTCTTTTAACCATCGTATTTTAAGAACATTTGCAAAGGATATCGACCTGCCAGATAATTTTGAAGTAGAACTAGATAGCAAGCGATTGATTTCAAAAGCGATTCATAATTTGATTGCACGTGCTGGTAAAGACAAAAAACTCACTCAATTATTGGTAGATTTTTCAATATTAAAAATAGAAGAAGGAAAAAGCTGGGACATCGAGTACGATCTTCAAGATATTGCAAAGCTCATTCTCAATGAAAATCATTATCCCTACTTAAAGCAATTAAAAGGCAAAGAGGTGGAAGATTTTTTACGCTTTCGCGAAAGCTTATATAAAAAGATCAATACCACTCAAAAACAACTGGCTGAAAAGGCAAAAGCTTTAGTAGAACTATCGCAAAATTCTAACATTGATCCCACAGATTTCAAAGGTGGTTCTAGAAGTATTTTTAATACGGTTATAAAAGTAGCAAGCGAGGATTTCTCTGTAGGCCTGGATACAGCTTCTGTTAGAGATTTAGCCGCTGGAGATTTGTATCCTAAAGGAAAATCACAAGACATCAAGGATCGAATAGATCAAATTGCTGGCGAGATTCAGTCATTTGCCATTCAATATAAGGAGAACATGGGCGCGGTGCTTTTCTATAAAAACATAGCCAGCAGCCTTACTCCATTATCCTTACTTAACGAGTTGCTCCATGAGATCGACCAAATTAAAATCAACGAGCAAAAAGTACCAATCTACGAATTTAATGCCTTGCTCGCAGAACAAATAAAAGACCAGCCAGCACCATTTATATACGAGAGATTAGGAGAGCGCTACCGCCATTATTTTATTGATGAGTTTCAAGATACCAGCCGCATGCAATGGGAAAATTTGTCTCCATTAATAGAAAACGAACTACAACAACAACGCGAGAACCAGGTTCCTGGAACATTAATGCTCGTAGGCGATGCAAAACAGTCTATTTATAGATTCCGCGGTGGCGATGCAGATCAGTTCCTGAGACTTCTTGCTACTCCAGATCTTTTTATGTTGCCCAAAAAAGAAGAAACACTTGCTTTTAACTGGCGCAGTTATGATCATATTATCGATTTTAACAACCAGTTTTTTGATTCTTATGGAGACCATTTGAGTAGCGATGTTTATAAAACCTTATATAAAGAGTATTTAAAGCAAGAAACCAGATCAAAGGAAGGTGGTTTTATCCAAATAGACTTCATAGAAAAAGATTTTGAAGCACCTTATGAGGAAGATGATTATGCTAGCGTTTACCCATATCATGTACATCAACAGGTTTTAAAAGCTCAGGCTAGTGGTTTTTCTTTGGGAGAAATTTGTGTTCTAGTAAGAGCAAATAAAGATGGACATGAAATTGCAAAATATCTAGTTAGTCAGGATATGCGTGTGGTTTCTGGCGATAGTTTACTGGTTCATGCGTCTCATAAAGTACAGCTCTTAGTGTCATTAATGAAAATGATTCAAGCGCCCGATCAACAGCAGCCTAGATTTGAATTTTTAATGGCCTATACAAAGGTTTTCCAATTAGAAGATATTCATTCTTTTGTCACGGCATATCTGCACGAGAGTTTGCAAGCGCTAGGTGAAAAGTTAATGGGTTGGGAAGAAGAGGATTTAGGTTCCGCTTTCGCGAAAGCGGCATTATTTCAAGCTACAGAACATGTTGCAGAATCTTTAGGGCTTTTCAAAGAACAAGACACCAGATTGCAATCTTTTATGGAATTCTTATTTGAATATTCTACAGGTTATGAAGTGTCTCTTTCTGGATTTATCGAGCATTGGGAATTGAAAATGGATAAATTGAGCGTACCAGCCGCAGCAGATGCAGATGCGGTACAAATCATGACTATCCATAAATCCAAAGGGCTAGAATTTCCTGTAGTAATCGTACCGCATTGCGATAAGAAGCTAGACGAGGCTAGAAATCCTACCGGTTGGGTGGAAGTGAATGAAACTGAATATGAAGGTTTTGATCAGGTTTATATAAGTTTAAAAAAGGAAAACGAACACTATCCAGAATTGGCTCCAGAGGTTTATGCGCAACACCTTGCCAAAGCAGAGATGGATCAAATCAATACGTTGTACGTGGCATTTACAAGAGCGAGAGAGCAATTGTATATAAGTGCGATAGAGACAACTAGTAAAACGGCTAGTTATGCAACGTTACTAAAGGAATTTGTTCAAAATAAAGGGCTAGAACTGAAATCAGGAAACGGATTTCAAACAGCAGAAATAGGTGATGTAGCTCGCAAATCAGAAGTTACGAAGCCAGAGCAAAGTGAGATGTTAAAAGAATATAAGATTCATCTTGATAAAGAAAGGTTGACTATTTCTACGAGAAGAGGATTGCTTTGGGCCAGTGGTGCAAGCGAGGCCATCCAAAAAGGTAATGTATTGCATGAGTATCTTTCTTTGATACAATTCTCAATAGACTATAATGAGGTGAGTCATAAAATAGATCGTGACTTCTCTCTTTCTAAAGCAGAACAAAAAGAAATGAAAGCAATGATTTCTAGTGTGATTTACCATCCGGACCTCATTGCATATTTTAAAGAAGGAATAAAGGTGCTGAATGAGCAACCTATATTGTTGCCATCAGGACAAAGGCTTATTCCTGATCGTGTGGTTATGATAAACGACTGTGCTGTCGTAATGGATTATAAAACTGGAGCTGTTCTAGATAAACATAAAAGCCAAGTAAATGAATATGCAAATTTGCTGGAGTCAATGAATATTAAGGTAGTTGAGAAAGTTCTAATTTATACAGATACCTTAGAAATCGTTAAATGGAATGGTTAA